In Chiroxiphia lanceolata isolate bChiLan1 chromosome 2, bChiLan1.pri, whole genome shotgun sequence, a single genomic region encodes these proteins:
- the MRPL48 gene encoding 39S ribosomal protein L48, mitochondrial translates to MMAAVPKVLCWEKGAMLRQLFALSRVSTPTENHLCAAGAALLSCHRSYRSRPTHGIGRYKYLLPAETPKKKKDRVQMKEINPGTEFEYGDVNIQMTSYDMCLVEHFAQYVHRLCNRLSIKVKESYAMPTKTNEVLFLEEKGSKMQLDAILTTHQRVVQISGLSSTFAPILLEVIQSNQPEGVHLLIKQHTEADFKNRLKARPELEELLAQMG, encoded by the exons ATGATGGCGGCGGTGCCGAAG gtgctgtgctgggagaagggagcGATGCTCAGGCAACTGTTTGCCCTTAGCAG AGTGTCAACACCCACAGAAAACCATCTGTGTGCTGCAG GTGCTGCTCTCCTGAGTTGCCACAGATCCTACAGATCCCGTCCTACTCATGGAATTGGGAGGTATAAAtacctgctcccagcagag actccaaagaagaaaaaggacagaGTGCAGATGAAGGAGATCAATCCTGGCACTGAGTTTGAGTATGGAGATGTCAACATCCAGATGACTTCCTATGACATGTGCCTGGTGGAGCACTTTGCCCAGTATGTCCACAGGCTCTGCAACAGGCTCTCCATCAAGGTCAAGGAGAG CTATGCCATGCCCACCAAAACCAACGAGGTGCTGttcctggaagagaaaggatCCAAGATGCAGCTGGATGCAATCCTTACCACCCACCAGAGGGTTGTCCAG ATCAGTGGTTTGAGTTCCACGTTTGCTCCAATACTCCTGGAGGTTATCCAGAGTAACCAGCCCGAGGGGGTCCATCTCCTCATCAAACAG CACACAGAAGCCGACTTCAAGAACAGATTGAAGGCTCGGCCAgagctggaagagctgctggcacagatgGGCTGA
- the LOC116782732 gene encoding cytochrome c oxidase assembly factor 4 homolog, mitochondrial isoform X1 gives MGGSPMAKPGHSWSHATAGKEEDEEGEDPLDARIARTGCLEQHRELQECMEQHRDWRHCQTQLRAFGACMARREQREQGQSRAHPAQ, from the exons ATGGGGGG TTCTCCCATGGCCAAGCCGGGACACTCCTGGAGCCACGCGACAGcggggaaggaggaggatgaggagggcgAAGACCCCCTGGATGCCAGGATCGCCCGGACAggctgcctggagcagcaccgggagctgcaggagtgcatgGAACAGCACCGGGATTGGCGGCACTGCCAGACGCAGCTCCGGGCATTCGGAGCCTGCATGGCCCGGCGGGAACAGCGGGAACAGGGACAGAGCCGGGCACACCCTGCACAGTGA
- the DNAJB13 gene encoding dnaJ homolog subfamily B member 13, with amino-acid sequence MGVDYYAVLELDRGATADDIKKAYRRLALQYHPLKCKDPWGPSRFRQLAEAYDVLSDPMKKGIYDKFGEEGLKGGIPLELASDNPWSVGYVFHNNPEKTFKEFFGGDNPFAEFFAEDGSEVLLPFGGPRGRGALRQDPPVVRDLYVSLEDLFHGCTKKIKISRRVMNEDGQTSTIRDKILTIDVQPGWKRGTRITFEKEGDQGPNVIPADIIFVVQEKLHSRFKRVDNNLIYVASIPLGKALTGCTLDVWTLDGRLLNIPINDIVDPRYCKVVPGEGMPLPQDPQQKGDLLIYFNICFPKSLSPEIKTLLKNALVPE; translated from the exons ATGGGTGTGGACTACTACGCCGTGTTGGAGCTGGACCGCGGGGCCACCGCCGACGACATCAAGAAGGC CTATCGGAGGCTGGCCCTGCAGTACCACCCCCTAAAATGCAAGGATCCCTGGGGGCCCTCGAGGTTCCGGCAGCTGGCAGAGGCCTACGATGTGCTCAGCGACC CCATGAAGAAAGGCATCTACGACAAGTTTGGAGAAGAGGGGCTCAAGGGTGGCATCCCCCTGGAGCTGGCCAGTGACAACCCCTGGAGTGTGGGATACGTGTTCCACAACAACCCTGAGAAAACCTTCAAGGAGTTCTTTGGTGGGGACAACCCCTTTGCAG AATTCTTTGCCGAGGATGGCTCGGAGGTGCTCCTGCCCTTCGGAgggccccggggccggggggcgctCCGGCAGGACCCCCCCGTTGTCCGGGACCTCTATGTGTCCCTCGAGGATCTGTTCCATGGCTGCACCAAGAAGATCAAGATCTCCCGCAGG GTGATGAACGAGGACGGCCAAACCAGCACCATCAGGGATAAGATCCTGACCATCGACGTGCAGCCGGGATGGAAGCGCGGCACCAGGATCACCTTTGAGAAGGAAGGAGACCAG GGCCCCAATGTCATTCCAGCTGACATCATCTTTGTTGTCCAAGAGAAGCTTCACTCAAGGTTTAAAAGAGTCGACAACAACCTCATTTATGTCGCCTCAATCCCTCTGGGAAAG GCACTGACTGGATGCACCCTGGATGTGTGGACACTGGATGGGAGGCTGCTCAACATCCCCATCAACGACATTGTGGA CCCCAGGTACTGCAAGGTGGTTCCCGGGGAGGGAATGCCActgccccaggacccccagcagAAGGGGGATCTCCTCATCTACTTCAACATCTGCTTCCCCAAGAGCCTCAGCCCCGAGATAAAAACGCTCCTGAAAAATGCCCTCGTGCCTGAGTGA
- the LOC116782732 gene encoding cytochrome c oxidase assembly factor 4 homolog, mitochondrial isoform X2: MAKPGHSWSHATAGKEEDEEGEDPLDARIARTGCLEQHRELQECMEQHRDWRHCQTQLRAFGACMARREQREQGQSRAHPAQ, translated from the coding sequence ATGGCCAAGCCGGGACACTCCTGGAGCCACGCGACAGcggggaaggaggaggatgaggagggcgAAGACCCCCTGGATGCCAGGATCGCCCGGACAggctgcctggagcagcaccgggagctgcaggagtgcatgGAACAGCACCGGGATTGGCGGCACTGCCAGACGCAGCTCCGGGCATTCGGAGCCTGCATGGCCCGGCGGGAACAGCGGGAACAGGGACAGAGCCGGGCACACCCTGCACAGTGA
- the PAAF1 gene encoding proteasomal ATPase-associated factor 1 isoform X3, producing MKIWQAANGEIRRLLEGHVYDVNCCRFFPSGLVVLSGGMDAQLKIWSAEDASCVVTFKGHKGGILDTAIVDRGRNVLSCSRDGTARLWDCGKSACLGVIADCGSPVNGIAVGAADDSLNLGTPENPPSEREIGTEGKILLLAREDKKLQGVGLQSRQPMFLFVGSDAFNCCTFLSSTYILAGTQDGNIYQLDVRNTNAPIQVIHRSGAPVLSLLPYQDGFIASQGDGTCFILQQDLDYVLDLTEADCDPVYKVASWEKEIYTCCRDGIVRRYQLSDL from the exons ATGAAAATCTGGCAGGCTGCCAATGGAGAAATAAGA agaCTATTGGAAGGCCATGTGTATGATGTGAATTGTTGCAGGTTTTTCCCATCTGGCCTCGTGGTGCTGAGTGGGGGAATGGATGCCCAGCTAAAAATCTGGTCAGCAGAAGATGCCAGCTGTGTAGTGACATTTAAAGGTCACAAAGGAG GGATTTTGGACACTGCCATTGTGGATCGAGGCAGGAATGTCCTGTCCTGCTCCAGGGATGGCACTGCCCGGCTCTGGGACTGCGGGAAATCCGCCTGTCTGGGTGTCATTGCCGACTGTGGCTCCCCCGTGAACGGCATCGCTGTGGGCGCTGCCGACGACTCCCTGAACCTGGGCACGCCCGAAAATCCTCCCA GTGAGCGTGAGATCGGGACAGAAGGGaaaatcctgctgctggcccGGGAGGACAAGAAGCTTCAGGGAGTGGgactgcagagcaggcagccg ATGTTCCTCTTTGTGGGATCTGATGCTTTCAACTGCTGCACGTTCCTCTCGAGCACCTATATCCTGGCAGGGACTCAGGATGGGAACATCTACCAACTGGATGTGAGGAACACAAA TGCTCCAATCCAGGTCATCCACAGATCAGGAGCGCCagtgctttccctgctcccatACCAAGATGGATTCATTGCCAGCCAAG GGGATGGCACCTGCTTCATCCTCCAGCAAGACCTGGATTATGTCCTGGATCTCACCGAGGCCGACTGCGACCCCGTGTACAAG GTGGCTTCTTGGGAGAAGGAGATTTACACGTGCTGCAGAGACGGGATAGTGAGGAGATACCAACTTTCTGACCTTTAA
- the PAAF1 gene encoding proteasomal ATPase-associated factor 1 isoform X1: MAALRIQSDWSRALSRDEGEAWLSCRCPGKPTLYGSVTRRGLSSEGIPDIAASEGFLVQEVTKKSILISCPHENVSTKFLAPYTTFSRIHQKSITCLDISSGGGLGVSTSTDGTMKIWQAANGEIRRLLEGHVYDVNCCRFFPSGLVVLSGGMDAQLKIWSAEDASCVVTFKGHKGGILDTAIVDRGRNVLSCSRDGTARLWDCGKSACLGVIADCGSPVNGIAVGAADDSLNLGTPENPPSEREIGTEGKILLLAREDKKLQGVGLQSRQPMFLFVGSDAFNCCTFLSSTYILAGTQDGNIYQLDVRNTNAPIQVIHRSGAPVLSLLPYQDGFIASQGDGTCFILQQDLDYVLDLTEADCDPVYKVASWEKEIYTCCRDGIVRRYQLSDL; the protein is encoded by the exons ATGGCGGCCCTCCGGATCCAGAGCGACTGGAGCCGCGCGCTCAG CAGGGACGAGGGTGAGGCCTGGCTGAGCTGCCGCTGCCCCG GGAAGCCCACCCTGTATGGCAGTGTCACCCGCCGTGGGCTCAGCTCCGAGGGCATCCCGGACATCGCAGCCTCTGAGGGATTCCTGGTTCAAGAAGTCACCaag AAAAGCATCCTCATTTCTTGTCCTCACGAAAATGTGTCCACAAAGTTCCTGGCCCCGTACACAACTTTTTCTAGGATTCATCAGAAAAGT ATCACCTGCCTTGACATTTCCAGCGGTGGAGGACTCGGTGTATCCACCAGCACAGATGGGACCATGAAAATCTGGCAGGCTGCCAATGGAGAAATAAGA agaCTATTGGAAGGCCATGTGTATGATGTGAATTGTTGCAGGTTTTTCCCATCTGGCCTCGTGGTGCTGAGTGGGGGAATGGATGCCCAGCTAAAAATCTGGTCAGCAGAAGATGCCAGCTGTGTAGTGACATTTAAAGGTCACAAAGGAG GGATTTTGGACACTGCCATTGTGGATCGAGGCAGGAATGTCCTGTCCTGCTCCAGGGATGGCACTGCCCGGCTCTGGGACTGCGGGAAATCCGCCTGTCTGGGTGTCATTGCCGACTGTGGCTCCCCCGTGAACGGCATCGCTGTGGGCGCTGCCGACGACTCCCTGAACCTGGGCACGCCCGAAAATCCTCCCA GTGAGCGTGAGATCGGGACAGAAGGGaaaatcctgctgctggcccGGGAGGACAAGAAGCTTCAGGGAGTGGgactgcagagcaggcagccg ATGTTCCTCTTTGTGGGATCTGATGCTTTCAACTGCTGCACGTTCCTCTCGAGCACCTATATCCTGGCAGGGACTCAGGATGGGAACATCTACCAACTGGATGTGAGGAACACAAA TGCTCCAATCCAGGTCATCCACAGATCAGGAGCGCCagtgctttccctgctcccatACCAAGATGGATTCATTGCCAGCCAAG GGGATGGCACCTGCTTCATCCTCCAGCAAGACCTGGATTATGTCCTGGATCTCACCGAGGCCGACTGCGACCCCGTGTACAAG GTGGCTTCTTGGGAGAAGGAGATTTACACGTGCTGCAGAGACGGGATAGTGAGGAGATACCAACTTTCTGACCTTTAA
- the PAAF1 gene encoding proteasomal ATPase-associated factor 1 isoform X2, with amino-acid sequence MAALRIQSDWSRALRDEGEAWLSCRCPGKPTLYGSVTRRGLSSEGIPDIAASEGFLVQEVTKKSILISCPHENVSTKFLAPYTTFSRIHQKSITCLDISSGGGLGVSTSTDGTMKIWQAANGEIRRLLEGHVYDVNCCRFFPSGLVVLSGGMDAQLKIWSAEDASCVVTFKGHKGGILDTAIVDRGRNVLSCSRDGTARLWDCGKSACLGVIADCGSPVNGIAVGAADDSLNLGTPENPPSEREIGTEGKILLLAREDKKLQGVGLQSRQPMFLFVGSDAFNCCTFLSSTYILAGTQDGNIYQLDVRNTNAPIQVIHRSGAPVLSLLPYQDGFIASQGDGTCFILQQDLDYVLDLTEADCDPVYKVASWEKEIYTCCRDGIVRRYQLSDL; translated from the exons ATGGCGGCCCTCCGGATCCAGAGCGACTGGAGCCGCGCGCTCAG GGACGAGGGTGAGGCCTGGCTGAGCTGCCGCTGCCCCG GGAAGCCCACCCTGTATGGCAGTGTCACCCGCCGTGGGCTCAGCTCCGAGGGCATCCCGGACATCGCAGCCTCTGAGGGATTCCTGGTTCAAGAAGTCACCaag AAAAGCATCCTCATTTCTTGTCCTCACGAAAATGTGTCCACAAAGTTCCTGGCCCCGTACACAACTTTTTCTAGGATTCATCAGAAAAGT ATCACCTGCCTTGACATTTCCAGCGGTGGAGGACTCGGTGTATCCACCAGCACAGATGGGACCATGAAAATCTGGCAGGCTGCCAATGGAGAAATAAGA agaCTATTGGAAGGCCATGTGTATGATGTGAATTGTTGCAGGTTTTTCCCATCTGGCCTCGTGGTGCTGAGTGGGGGAATGGATGCCCAGCTAAAAATCTGGTCAGCAGAAGATGCCAGCTGTGTAGTGACATTTAAAGGTCACAAAGGAG GGATTTTGGACACTGCCATTGTGGATCGAGGCAGGAATGTCCTGTCCTGCTCCAGGGATGGCACTGCCCGGCTCTGGGACTGCGGGAAATCCGCCTGTCTGGGTGTCATTGCCGACTGTGGCTCCCCCGTGAACGGCATCGCTGTGGGCGCTGCCGACGACTCCCTGAACCTGGGCACGCCCGAAAATCCTCCCA GTGAGCGTGAGATCGGGACAGAAGGGaaaatcctgctgctggcccGGGAGGACAAGAAGCTTCAGGGAGTGGgactgcagagcaggcagccg ATGTTCCTCTTTGTGGGATCTGATGCTTTCAACTGCTGCACGTTCCTCTCGAGCACCTATATCCTGGCAGGGACTCAGGATGGGAACATCTACCAACTGGATGTGAGGAACACAAA TGCTCCAATCCAGGTCATCCACAGATCAGGAGCGCCagtgctttccctgctcccatACCAAGATGGATTCATTGCCAGCCAAG GGGATGGCACCTGCTTCATCCTCCAGCAAGACCTGGATTATGTCCTGGATCTCACCGAGGCCGACTGCGACCCCGTGTACAAG GTGGCTTCTTGGGAGAAGGAGATTTACACGTGCTGCAGAGACGGGATAGTGAGGAGATACCAACTTTCTGACCTTTAA